In Xiphophorus hellerii strain 12219 chromosome 8, Xiphophorus_hellerii-4.1, whole genome shotgun sequence, the genomic window CGTACGGCTGCGACGAGTGCGGCAAGAAATTCACGGTGGCCAGCAGCCTGAAGCTGCACCAGAAGACTCACACGGGGGAGAAGGAGTACAGCTGCGCGTCCTGTGGGAAAAGCTTCAGGAGGTCCTGTCATCTGAAGAGGCACGAGCTGGTGCACACCAAGGAGAAGCTTTTCTGCTGCGGTCAGTGCGGGAAGGCCTACGCTGATAATTCCAGCTTGAGGAAGCACCTCAAGATTCACGCGTCGCAGGAGCGCACCCTGCAGAGCGCAGGAACTACGAGTGAGGCTGGAGTCTCTGCATCTGCGACTCTTCAAGACATGACAGAAACTTAAACTAGTTGGCCTAAAAGTACAGCGGCACATCAGGGCCACTGTAGAGAGAGACAAAAAGGAATAAATGTAGTCTCAGAAAAATTCTAGAAGTCCAAAAtttgccaaaacaaaaaaatctaaaaagaaaacttgaaaatttgtgagtttcaaaagtaaaaaattacttttggaaatttccttgttttttttgtctagaaaatttctgaaattaatctaaaattccagaattttttggcagaaatttcctccttttttttacaatggccctaatatgcGGTCTGTTATTTCTCTGTGAATAACAGAGAAACAGTTAAAGATTCACTGCTGTAGAGTTAGCTATAAATCAGTTTGAGTGTTTAGCATATTTTACTACATTATTTACAAAAGCTGCtccctttttttgtctttcctgtTGTAGCACCACCAAAGGAAACGTTTTAAATATAGTGATTTTGTTATGAAATCTTCAAAGCATTAAAtcaaagaaatgaataaatgcttttttacatatttacaccACTGATGTAAGTGACTTGATTATAATTTGTGTGGTCTTGTTTAATGATGTTATTGTCAGCTTTTCtgaatgtgtttaatatttGTCTTCGTATTCGTTCTGAGTTCTGTTGATTGAGCTGCTGgaagatgtttttattgtctttgctGTGATACCAGAAACAGTGACCCGCTCTGTTAATGAGAGGGCTGTTGTTTGTTGTAGTAATTGTACAATTACATAATGTAGCAATGTGCATGATGTATTAAATCTCCAAGCTGTCATTGtgatttttgtctcatttaaatatattagtcaaaagactttttttttttgtctcatttcccTTTTTATACAAAATGATTCATATCTTTAGTCAAACTTTCCAAATTATAGTGTGGAAATTTTGTACACACCAGAATATTTATAAGAGGTTTTTAAGAATGAGTAGCATGCCAGGACCAAATTTATTATCCAAAACCTAATTCTAATGCACAAAACTTGAAATGCTAGTGGGGAAAGAaatgctgattaaaaaaaaagttatgttttgttatgtAATAGCTATGCATGTGGCTTGTGCAACATCAAATTATTATGAAGATTTAAAGAATTTTTCAGGCACAGAATCAAGACTTTATCAAATTTGTCCCATCAGAACACAACGACGGATCTGCTGTAGATAttccagcattttgtttgtgttccaCATGAAAGCCATcaacattaaagtaaaaaaaaaaaaaaaaaagcttaggCGAGCAAAACCAAATCTGTTGATTGATTTACTGTTGACTCATTGTGGAAACAAGTTCTGTCtagaagcttttatttattagttgcTTAACAGCAAGAAAGGCTCAGACGAAAAACGGGAAAATGTGCAGCAAATAACCAAGGGTCAGAAATCAAACAACCGACCGCAGCCCCCGCATATgggacagtttttatttgtactcTGCCAAATTACATAAACGTGAAAGATGTTCAAtgttaattcattttaagatTGAATGCAGaaacagtttgttaatgggttttatcagtACATTCTGCCTCAACTGGCCTTGTGAGGACATATAAGATCTTGATAAGTagcaaacaagaaaataagtacaatgtcaaaaacaataacattacaGAAGGCTGAAGCTACATCTTCGACAGTGAAAACCTGCTCCATTTTACAACCAGTCCTAGAAAATGGCTTTGTGCCGATCTCTGCAGCACAGTTCACTCTCAGAAAAAAGGCAAGCATTGGgttttttaattggatttatATAATACATCCAAAAATCAGaataatacagtttttaaatgcatatttctCCACAGCATGGGTCACTTGCTTCTTCTTAACATAATATGaaccaaaaaaatcaacatttattcaACACATAAGAGTTATAAAATTGTGCTTTACAGCATACTTTGTGTTACCTAAAATACTGAACAACGTATTATAAAAACGACACTTCCACTTTTCTTATGTCTTGTATGAGCTAGCTACGCTGCAGTGCTACACAGGAACTATAAGTTGGGGGTTTGGTTTgagctgtgttgtttttactcATGTCCTTCTTTATAACAGAGCTAAGCTAACAACATTCCTGCTGACAGAAATTAGCATCTCCTTGCTTCTGTTCATGTCAAAAAATAGTCCCAAAATCCTCCTGAGTTAACGTTGATATTAGTAATTACAGTATGGAAATTTTTACATGTATTGACCTATaacatattttgttgaaaagcaGATATAGAATAATATCAGAGATTGTGTAAAGATTTCAGAAGTATTTGATCTGAAGTATAAAAGAACCATTTATAGAGTCTCTTCATGAAACAATGGAAGCCAGTAAATAGTTCCATATTTTCGATCACAGAATGttgatatttgttaaaagtctATATTATTCTTCGTCTATTCTTTCCATAAAGAAGACTCTATGGATACGTGCCTCTCCACACTTCCTCTTGGAAGTTCTTCTTTGGACTttgacagatttttcatttttctttgaaaaacttaaaacagaaactgagaGACGCATCATTCTTCAGTTGATTATTTACTATATCTAACATATTTTAAGCTACATATTTGTGTCTGTGGAAAATTGccactttattcatttttatacaaatttaGCACAAGAAATAGCTGAAGCATTCTGCCTTTGTGATGGGTTGAAATTTACAAAACCGCCTGAGGatccaataaaaaaattgcacttttacattcattccttatgtttagaaatgtttaaatgccTGAATGATTTATAGAACAAGGCAGAGTGTCTTAGGAACCTGTCATACTGGACTGAGTAACAATCAGTTAAAGTCCAAAGAAGACTCAGGAAAGCCAGAATAACTGTTTAAGACAAATTTGAAAGATTAAAAGGAGTTCCTGGtacacaataaaaagaaataattgatgaatcaatatttttgcaaagtacAGGGAACTGTTTTGATTGCTTGTGATTTACTGTTGCACATTTATGTCATTGCAATCAAAAAtggttctgttttgtgtttttgcacaggCAAATTGGAAATGCATGCCTCTCCTGTTCTTCGTTGTGTTCTGTAACCCGCTTGTTTCTTCAGAATAATCCCTCGCTGACGTTCTGTGACTGCTGGGATAAGCACCAAATCTCCCGTGAGACTGAACTGGaaaaagcagacagaaaacTAATTTATCTATACATTCACTTAACTCTGGTAAAGCATGAGAAATACAAGAATAGGCCTCACTTTGTTTGTGTCTCGTTGGTTGTGGTTCTGCAGCAGTTGAGTCTCCATGGGAACTTTTCCTTGGATAGATAAAGCATAGGTTGAATGGTGCTGCTTAAGTCCATCAAGCCAAAAGCGACATAGTGTATATAGCAGCGAAATACGTCTTTAGAGAAGTATTCTTGAAAGGGGAGCAGTGCAACAGGAGGGAAGTAGTTGAAGACAATGATGGCCAGGATTATCAGAACCATGTTGAAGGCTCTCTTCTTCACCGGATGCTTTGCGTCCTGGCCGGGCCTGGACTGCTTCAGGGCCCAGAGAATCACTATGTTGCAAAACACCATGAAAGCAAACGTTGAGAGGATCATCACTGTGAAGACCAGTTCAAAATGCACAATGTTTCCAACACATTTAGCTGAAGAGTAGGCCAGAATAATGAGCCAAACCAGGACGGCCAGCGCCGGCCTGTACGGATGGTCCTTCAGCCTGGTGAAGAAGATGGGGTGGATCACGGCGATGTAACGGTCCAGGCAGATGCAGGACAGAAAGAGCGGAGAGAAGTCTTTTATGCCGTAGAAGAAGCGCAGGGCGTACCAGGTGCTTCTGGTGGTGAGGAAAACGATGCTGGCCAGCTCCAGCGGAGGGATGAGACAGAACAGCACGTCAAGAACTGCCAGGTGAACAATGAAAATATCCGAGGTGGAGGAGTCTCTCTTGTTCTTGTGGATGAGCCACAGCACTGTGATGTTGGCCGGGATGCCCAGGAACATGTTGGTGAACTGCAGGCTGAAATACCAGATAAGAACTCCTGGCATGTCTTTGCAGCTCTCATAGATGGTTATATCACCACTGAAATTTGCAGATCTCTGAGAGATGTAAAGCCCAGAGACGTTGAACTCCATGTCGGCTGGTTGGATCAGGCAGAAGGACAAAGCTCTGTTAAGCAACAAATCAGCACAcgtttaaattaaacaataattaaacttATGTCATGAAGATCACTTCTCCTTATGTGAATATGGATGAGGGAAACTGTTTAACTATTCCTGATATAAACTGTCATGGAAAAGCGTTCAGCTTTGTACTCTAACCACAAACTGCAACAACTTTTATAGAGATTTCACGACAAATAAGCTCATATTTGTGGATGCATGTGTTGAAGTAAATTATTAATGACTATTATTTCATAAAggttttgaatacttttgaatacttttttattatcaattactttattatttactcttattgattacttttattatttgtgtttattaccTTTATTACCTTACTATTGATTGTTGTACTCATCTTATTACTCATTTTATtcctcatttcattttattatatgTTAGATGTGTTAAAAGTCACAGTTTCTGACACCTACTGCAGTTTAAAAGTGACAAGTTGTCTGTTTTCCGGAGACTTGTTTTAACAGGAAACTTCCTGACCACAACTTAGCTCGCTCAGCAGCCGACCGTTAATTGGGGACCTTGAGCTGCACCAGTGCAAGACTTGTGAGTTCAACAAAAGGACAATAGATAGGGTTTTTTCTCACTTAACTATCTAAGAATAAACTTCTTGATTCTGCAGTAAAACACGTACAacaaaatttcaataaaagtgTTATAGGCAGAAGTGTTTGTGGTTAAGGTGTCAACCCTTCGAGACTGCAGATGTTTCCATCAGATGACCTGTGTGTCACCTATGCCCTATTTGTCAAGAACTGTCTGTACTtattgctttattgtttttttcctttctttgtgtGGTTAATGATCTCTCCATTGGCTACGTGTTTGAGTCTGTATAAGAGGAGGCTCCTGAAGCGACGGAGCCAGAGAGACTCTTTGGACACTCATGTGTGTTGATGACCACTGTGtgttaaatgacctttctcCAATTGCAATTGCTTTAATAAACTTGTACCTTTTATTCTGATATCTGCCTCCTAGATTGATGTTGCTTTAACACATGAAACACgattttctttataaattcaatctgaaaagtgtggcacaaTTTGTGTTCAGCCCCCTTTTCACTTAGCACAACCAATAATCTTCAGAATTCATTTATTAAAGCATTTAGATCCACCTGTATGCATTATGATCAAAATGCAAGCCATGCATGTCTGACACAGCCTGACAACCTGTGTAAAAAGGTTGATTCAGTCACATAAGACCAAAAACGTTTTTGTagctcaaacattttttgaaaaaccaAAACTTCACTCAACATCGTCATTcttcattttctgctttcaaTGGGGCACACTTTCTATTGAAGTgtcaacaatatttattttatctttctccaaagttttttttttaaccacatgTTCCCATATTTTAACTGAGTACttgctttttcttcatttatttaaaaatgaacaatacAAACTACTTAACCAGACAATTTCTGCCAGTCTTCTCAATGCGCCTCATTCAGGCATTTCCTCTTCCTGACAGGCAGATGGTGTTAAACAAAATTGTAGCATCAAATCATAGAATTTGATGTTATATCATGTCATATAACATCAAATTATATGATTGattaatttactgaaataaaacaggataTCAATCATAGTGTTTTATGTCACAAACAGGATGACtgatataacattttaaataaaacatggtaATTCCCAGTTAAACTAAGTTATTTGCTGGCATTCCAATTCTTTCATTATTGAATACAGTTATCTTTCCTTAAATCCTTCTtgatttaaaagtgttttaatgcAGCATGTAGGTGCTGAAAATATGAGCTTGTATTCAAATGTTGCTCTGTCATCTCTTCTACTTGTTTGCACTTGCAGCTCATTGGAAGCAGAATCTCTAAAAGCATGTAAAGTAAGCGGAAGTCAAATGCAGAAGTAGAAACGCAGCAGTCCACAGTTGTGATAAAACTCTTAAAGTAACcttaaaaaaaagctcaagtcatattaaaaaaagatcatAAGAATTAATTTCTTTCAACTTGTAACATTGATTTGTTGTATTAGAGATAACTTATTTTGATTCGTCTCATAATTTAAATGAGATATCAGCCATTGCACTGTCTATTTTCAGTTCCATGTTGACTTAACACCATTTAAATCTATCGTGCTGCTTCAGTGACAATTCACATTTCCGCATGCAGAATTAATTTGGAGTTGTTATCTTTGACGCCAGGTACGCTCCAATTTTACAAGAGGCctattttaacataattttattttctgttttgtgtgtgaTACACATTAGTCACGTACAGCACATTAATGTTGTAATAAAATTGATCCAGCATAGCCTTGTTATCAGTTTTATTGTGTaagaattgtttttaattcCTCTTTGCCTCATTAGTTCATGGAATATCAAACAACAGTTCATATGagacatttaattaaatctaATCTGTTACCTCaggccatttttatttattcatcctgGGCTCTCGTGTTTGAACTTactaaagcatttattttttttctctcagtttccATGTAGGAGCttcatgtgaaataaaactgcaaaatttaATTGAAGACAAAATACGCTAAAAGGtcttgaaagtattttttatgaCTCATTGGTGTTAagatgcaaaaaatgttttgcaatttCCTTTACACAtcactggttaaaaaaaattctcttcagCTTAAAACATAAACTTGTCCAAGCATTCTTTAGAGTaatataaataagtaaaatatttaaaatacataacatatatatatatatatatatatatatatatatatatatatatatatatagatctcTTGATGAATTACATTAGATATAATTTAATCCCTACCTGTGAAACAaaactgttacattttaaaaaatatgaaaacttggAAGAATAAACtatgttctttttaaaacatatctCACTAACATATACCTTTagcttttatgattttaaataaagccTCATACCTCTTTCAACAGGACCGCAGTCTTGTCTGGATTTAAAATCTATGAACTGAGATGTGTGAGAGCTTTGCTGTCACTAATGTCATTTCCTACTTCGTTCTGTTAGCGCTTTGCCGGGAAACTGCAGTGAAAAATGGCTGCCATGCGTGCCAACAAGTAGACAACTACGTCAAAACACTATCTCTATCTCATGTAAATAAGGAGTCAGAATGCATCCTGGACTTCTGTCACAAATGCCAAGCAGAAAACTCGGGTGCAGATATTTCCATAAAACTGTGCACTCTCTGTTTAAATTCAAATGCTATGAGTTCTAGATTAAGGATAAGCCACACTCACCTGTTAGCCTGCGAGGTGACATATCCATCGACTCTTCACTGTGTCTGCAGTGTTCCTGCATGAAAAAACACTGAACCTTCACCTTAAAATGGACAGATTGCATCCATTAGAGTCTGAGCAAACACTTGAGGGATTGTTCAAAATCCTCCAATCACAGTGTGGGGATGAGGGTGTGGAAGCTAAGGATCTTCCCCTAGAACGCCATGATTGTCTTTGTTTGGTCCCTCTGCATCAAGATTAGCATGATAAATCTATTactaaattaacaaaatttACTAATGCATTTActacatttatacattttgcaaACAAGTTAAAGTTGAAAATGAATATTGGTGAAATCAAGTCACAGCTAACAGTATCCGGAGAGACGGCGTCGCATCTTCCATTCGCACCAATTGACACTGATGCAACAAACTGATGGAGCCCGACGGAAAATCGGCGGTAAACAACTGATGCAACAAGCCTGTAAATCATATCTGATTAAATTCACTGTAACATGGTGTAATATGTTACGGGGCCTTGCAAAGGGATCCAtaaatttgaacttttatttttgcatttcgTTCTGTTACGATCACAGACGGATTTTTATCAGGAATTTATGCAATAGATCAACAAAAAGAAGAGTATAATGgtgaagtaaaagaaaactgatatgtggtttccatttccttttccccaattaaaatgtaaaacgtGTGGCGTGGATTTATATTTTGCAAGCACTACTCTGACACCTATAAAATCAGAGTGAGAAATTACATAATCAACTAATAGAGTCCGCCTTCAGTTAGTCAGCatgaaataaatacagctgttttgtgaacacttcaaagatgttttttagAGAACATAACATACAAAACCCAAGAAACAGACCAGGGAGGAGATCAAATCAGGAAGAAGCAAGTTTCAAAACAGGTTGGTTTGAGCTTTAAAGGACGCTCAAACCTACCAAGTTCTGGATGTCTACCTGATCTAATGGACAGGGAGATACATAATCAAAGAAAAGGTCAATGACCTCTGAACCTCTGGAGGAGATTCAGAGATTCTCAGCTCAGGTGGTAAAGCTCACTTTAGGTCGTCTGCTGTTCTACTCTAATCCTGagcaattttgcaaaaacaagTAACATAAATTTCATTGTCTAACTGTGCAAAGCTAAGAGCAGCACACCTAAGGAGATGCAGCTGTAAATACAGCAAATGGTGTTGAATCA contains:
- the hcar2 gene encoding proteinase-activated receptor 3, which gives rise to MEFNVSGLYISQRSANFSGDITIYESCKDMPGVLIWYFSLQFTNMFLGIPANITVLWLIHKNKRDSSTSDIFIVHLAVLDVLFCLIPPLELASIVFLTTRSTWYALRFFYGIKDFSPLFLSCICLDRYIAVIHPIFFTRLKDHPYRPALAVLVWLIILAYSSAKCVGNIVHFELVFTVMILSTFAFMVFCNIVILWALKQSRPGQDAKHPVKKRAFNMVLIILAIIVFNYFPPVALLPFQEYFSKDVFRCYIHYVAFGLMDLSSTIQPMLYLSKEKFPWRLNCCRTTTNETQTNSVSREIWCLSQQSQNVSEGLF